A single Oryza brachyantha chromosome 8, ObraRS2, whole genome shotgun sequence DNA region contains:
- the LOC102703608 gene encoding NAC domain-containing protein 46 — translation MAEEQRLPAGFRFFPTDEELVGYYLARKAMDAAFTCAAIRDVDLYASDPWDLPSNSSAASTGGGEGGGGGGECCYFFCMRSSKHPTSGARVRRATAGGYWKSTGKDKGVYAGNGSGQLVGTKKTLVFYGGRAPRGHKTSWVMHEYSRAPGGNLPRRAQGGEWVICRVFMKKPPSDQYCTSLEMEQEAETTTTAAAAAAAQKHFLPAVAQPPSGPPPSCRSGGGGRAATRYGGDHEEDDDHSTARDQEPPMISSLCASPSSSWLLSSNADQLVHITHGHLTCASPSDDLPELVEFGDIYGGRMDYQQQQASPSNSVGSFLDERYFWNF, via the exons ATGGCGGAGGAGCAGCGGTTGCCGGCGGGGTTCCGGTTCTTCCCGACCGACGAGGAGCTCGTCGGCTACTACCTCGCCAGGAAGGCCATGGACGCCGCCTTCACCTGCGCCGCCATCCGCGACGTCGACCTCTACGCCTCCGACCCATGGGACCTGCCAT CCaactcgtcggcggcgagcaccggaggaggagaaggagggggcggcggcggcgagtgctGCTACTTCTTCTGCATGCGGAGCAGCAAGCACCCGACGTCGGGCGCGCGCGTCCGCcgcgcgacggccggcgggtACTGGAAGTCGACGGGGAAGGACAAGGGCGTGTACGCCGGGAACGGCAGCGGCCAGCTCGTAGGGACGAAGAAGACGCTGGTGTTCTACGGCGGCAGGGCTCCGAGAGGCCACAAGACGAGCTGGGTGATGCACGAGTACTCTAGGGCACCCGGTGGCAACCTCCCCAGACGAGCTCAG GGCGGCGAGTGGGTGATCTGCAGGGTGTTCATGAAGAAGCCTCCAAGTGACCAGTACTGCACTAGCCTGGAAATGGAgcaggaggcggagacgacgacgacggcggcggcggcggcggcggcacagaAGCACTTCCTtccggcggtggcgcagcCGCCGTCAGGGCCACCACCGAGCTGccgctccggcggcggtggtcgggCTGCTACGAGATACGGCGGCGACCACGAGGAGGATGACGACCATAGCACGGCACGAGATCAGGAGCCTCCCATGATCAGTTCACTgtgcgcctcgccgtcgtcgtcctggCTTCTCAGCAGCAATGCCGACCAGTTGGTCCACATCACGCATGGCCACCTGACCTGCGCGTCACCGTCAGATGACCTGCCGGAGCTGGTGGAGTTCGGCGACATCTACGGCGGCCGGATGGactaccagcagcagcaggcctCACCGTCGAATTCAGTTGGCTCATTCCTCGATGAGCGCTACTTCTGGAACTTCTGA
- the LOC102703892 gene encoding 2-hydroxy-palmitic acid dioxygenase MPO1-like, with protein sequence MEPSSSPCLLRILDSGRWSSSMAAAAAKGRRGVLDLEAQFAFFRSQHRHPVNAAAHALLAWPILFTNLLLLHFLPSPPPLDPALALALAYAAAYVAADRRAGSLAGILLLAGWAASRALAACLGLALACKVALPTQLFCWTWQFLGHGLFERRGPGVSDLPEVFLMEPFLILLQILNKQFGYEPYPGFSKNVDKKLETYLRESRHLEHRKVT encoded by the exons atggaGCCCTCCTCTTCGCCGTGCCTTCTTCGGATCCTCGATTCCGGGAGGTGGTCGtcgtccatggcggcggcggcggcgaaggggcgGCGCGGGGTGCTGGACCTGGAGGCGCAGTTCGCCTTCTTCCGGTCGCAGCACCGGCACCCGGTCAACGCCGCGGCGCACGCGCTGCTCGCCTGGCCCATCCTCTTCAccaacctcctcctcctccacttcctgccgtccccgccgcctctCGACCCGGCGCTCGCGCTCGCCCTCGCCTACGCCGCCGCCtacgtcgccgccgaccgccgcgccggctCGCTCGCgggcatcctcctcctcgccggatgggccgccagccgcgccctcgccgcctgcCTCGGCCTCGCGCTCGCCTGCAAGGTCGCGCTCCCCACGCAGCTCTTCTGCTGGACGTGGCAGTTCCTCGGCCATGGCCTCTTCGAG AGGAGAGGGCCAGGTGTGAGTGACCTCCCCGAGGTGTTCTTGATGGAGCCGTTCCTCATCTTGTTGCAG ATACTCAACAAGCAGTTTGGCTATGAGCCATACCCTGGATTCAGCAAGAATGTGGACAAAAAGCTAGAGACTTATCTCAGGGAGAGCAGACACCTCGAGCACAGGAAGGTCACCTGA
- the LOC102704171 gene encoding polypyrimidine tract-binding protein homolog 1-like encodes MPSGSATQFRYTQTPSKVLHLRNMPWECTEEELVELCKPFGRVVNTMCNVGTNRNQAFVEFADQNQAISMVSYYASSSEPAQVRGKTVYIQYSNRQEITNNKGTGDSSGNVLLVTFEGIQPNDITIEVIHLVFSAFGFVHKIATFEKAAGFQALIQYTDAPTALEAKNSLDGRSIPRYLLPDHAPTCHLRITFSAHKDLNIKFQSHRSRDYTNPYLPVNPTAIEGISQPTLGPDGKIKEPESNVLLASIENMQYAVTVDVLHTVFSAFGTVQKIAMFEKNGGMQALIQYPDITTAAVAKQALEGHCIYDGGYCKLHLSYSRHTDLNVKAHDERSRDYTVSDPSAQLQAAAQVPAATPGAAWQNTAPAASFYASTAAASPVGQVSAWNPNMQAGAYGSASSAYPTQPMMPGSVPHYPGIGSSSGAPPVSFQASQQMPQYGVPTAAPPHAPPAGQLMYFPK; translated from the exons ATGCCGTCGGGGTCGGCGACCCAGTTCCGGTACACGCAGACGCCGTCCAAGGTGCTGCACCTGCGGAACATGCCGTGGGAGTGCACcgaggaggagctcgtcgAGCTCTGCAAGCCCTTCGGCAGGGTCGTCAACACCATGTGCAACGTCGGCACCAACCGCAACCAGGCCTTCGTCGAGTTC GCAGATCAAAACCAGGCAATTTCAATGGTTTCATACTATGCTTCTTCTTCAGAACCTGCTCAAGTTCGTGGTAAAACTGTATATATCCAGTATTCAAATAGGCAAGAAATTACCAACAATAAAGGAACTGGTGATTCCTCTGGCAATGTCCTGCTTGTCACTTTTGAAGGCATCCAGCCTAATGATATTACCATAGAAGTCATTCATCTG GTATTTTCTGCATTTGGGTTTGTCCACAAGATAGCAACCTTTGAGAAGGCCGCTGGCTTCCAG GCCCTTATCCAATATACTGATGCCCCAACTGCTCTAGAAGCAAAAAATTCGTTGGATGGAAGAAGCATCCCAAG ATATTTACTTCCTGATCATGCCCCCACCTGTCACTTGCGGATCACCTTTTCTGCACACAAGGATTTGAATATCAAGTTTCAATCACATCGTAGCAG GGATTACACAAATCCATATCTTCCTGTGAACCCAACAGCAATTGAGGGAATTTCACAG CCCACATTAGGCCCTGATGGGAAGATAAAGGAACCTGAGAGCAATGTACTTCTAGCTTCAATAGAGAACATGCAGTATGCTGTGACAGTGGATGTTCTACATACT GTGTTCTCTGCTTTTGGTACTGTCCAAAAGATTGCAATGTTTGAGAAGAATGGTGGAATGCAAGCTCTTATTCAATATCCAG ACATCACAACGGCAGCAGTTGCTAAACAAGCTTTGGAAGGGCACTGCATCTATGATGGAGGTTACTGTAAGCTTCATCTGTCATACTCTCGTCATACTGATCTCAATGTAAAG GCACATGACGAGAGAAGCAGAGATTACACTGTTTCGGATCCTAGTGCGCAATTGCAAGCTGCAGCACAAGTGCCAGCAGCGACTCCTGGAGCGGCATGGCAAAACACTGCCCCTGCTGCTTCCTTTTACGCAAGCACGGCAGCAGCGAGTCCTGTTGGTCAAGTGTCAGCATGGAATCCTAACATGCAGGCAGGGGCTTACGGATCAGCATCATCTGCATACCCAACCCAACCGATGATGCCAGGCTCTGTTCCGCACTATCCAGGAATT